A single genomic interval of Aegicerativicinus sediminis harbors:
- a CDS encoding homocysteine S-methyltransferase family protein, producing MSTITEALKQRILVLDGAMGTMLQRYKFTEADFRGQRFKDFQYPLKGNNDLLSLTQPKAIQDVHEKYLEAGADIIETNTFSGTTIGMADYHMEDLVYELNFESAKIAKAAAFKYSELTPDKPRFVAGSIGPTNRTASMSPDVNRPEYRAITFDDLRVAYKEQVEALIDGGVDILLVETIFDTLNAKAALFAIDEVCEERHIKVPIMVSGTITDASGRTLSGQTVEAFITSMSHIPLLSIGFNCALGAEQLQPYLQRLSRKTDFFTSAHPNAGLPNAFGEYDQSPKEMQELVENYLKENLLNIIGGCCGTTPDHIKLIAEVAAKYKPRQIEVFA from the coding sequence ATGTCAACCATTACAGAAGCTTTGAAACAAAGAATATTGGTGTTAGATGGCGCTATGGGTACCATGTTACAGCGATATAAGTTTACTGAAGCAGATTTTCGTGGCCAACGGTTTAAGGATTTTCAATATCCATTAAAGGGTAATAATGATTTATTGTCTTTAACTCAGCCTAAGGCTATTCAAGATGTACACGAAAAATACCTGGAAGCTGGTGCAGATATCATCGAAACCAATACATTTTCTGGTACAACTATTGGAATGGCAGATTATCATATGGAGGATTTGGTATATGAATTAAATTTCGAATCGGCCAAAATTGCTAAAGCTGCAGCTTTTAAATATTCAGAATTAACTCCTGATAAACCTCGTTTTGTGGCAGGAAGTATTGGTCCAACAAACCGTACTGCAAGCATGTCTCCTGATGTTAACCGTCCCGAATATCGTGCCATTACTTTTGATGATTTAAGAGTTGCCTATAAAGAACAGGTAGAAGCTTTGATAGATGGTGGTGTGGATATTCTACTGGTTGAAACAATTTTCGATACGCTCAATGCCAAGGCTGCTTTGTTTGCCATCGATGAGGTTTGTGAAGAACGACATATTAAGGTCCCCATTATGGTATCCGGTACGATTACGGATGCTTCTGGTAGAACCTTATCCGGTCAGACGGTGGAAGCCTTTATCACCTCTATGTCTCATATTCCTTTGTTGAGTATTGGTTTTAATTGTGCATTAGGAGCTGAGCAACTTCAACCGTATTTACAGCGATTGTCTAGGAAAACAGATTTTTTTACCTCTGCACATCCTAATGCAGGTTTGCCAAATGCATTTGGTGAATATGACCAGTCGCCAAAAGAAATGCAGGAATTGGTCGAAAATTATTTAAAGGAAAATTTACTGAATATTATTGGAGGCTGTTGTGGCACCACTCCAGACCATATAAAATTGATTGCAGAAGTAGCTGCAAAATACAAACCACGACAAATAGAAGTGTTTGCTTGA